DNA from Gramella sp. MAR_2010_147:
GTGGACTGGATACAAGGTGGAAAAGTATTCAACCCGTACTCTGGCAGGGAATAGCACTTTCAACCCTTGGAGTACTTATAACAGCTTTATGTATCGGTATTTTCGCCTGGCAGATCACCGATTTTTCTTTAATGGAAGGATTACTTCTGGGTGCGATAATTTCTTCCACAGATGCCGCTGCCGTTTTTTCTATTTTAAGATCCAAAAATCTGGCCTTACGTTCCAATCTAAGACCCACCCTGGAACTGGAAAGTGGAAGTAACGATCCCATGGCCTATTTCTTAACCATCGCTTTCTTAAGCCTTGTGATGAATCCTCAAGATTCTGTTTGGAGTATTGTCCCGGTCTTCTTTCAACAAATATTAATTGGAGGTATTGCCGGTTTTGGATTTGGGTACCTCAGCAAGCTCGTGATCAATAAAATTAGACTTGGCTTTGAAGGTCTGTATCCCGTTTTAGTAATATCGCTTATGTTTATCACTTTTTCAGCTACAGATGCCATTGGTGGAAACGGATTTCTAGCCGTTTATCTATGTGGAGTTTATATTGGTAACCAGAATTTGATTCATAAGAATACCATAATTAAAATGTTTGACGGCCTGGCCTGGCTCATGCAAATAGTATTATTCCTTACACTTGGCTTACTCGTCTTTCCTTCCCAGGTAGTACCGGTAATTGGGATTGGAGTAGCCATAGCAGCCGTTCTTATATTCGTAGCCAGGCCCATCGCGGTCTTGCTCAGTTTGAGTTTCTTTAAAATGAAATTCAAGCGAAGACTATATATCTCCTGGGTTGGGTTAAGGGGGGCCGTTCCCATCGTTTTTGCTACCTATCCCTTAATTGCCGGAATAGAAAAAGCAAATTTGATCTTTAACATCGTTTTCTTTGTTTCCCTAACCTCTGTATTAATCCAGGGAACCAGTCTCGCAGCTGTTGCCCACTGGCTTAAAGTATCATTGCCAAGTTCAG
Protein-coding regions in this window:
- a CDS encoding potassium/proton antiporter, yielding MDITIENILLIGSFLLFISILAGKTSYRFGVPTLLLFLAVGMLAGSEGLGGIYFDKPDIAQFIGIVALNFILFSGGLDTRWKSIQPVLWQGIALSTLGVLITALCIGIFAWQITDFSLMEGLLLGAIISSTDAAAVFSILRSKNLALRSNLRPTLELESGSNDPMAYFLTIAFLSLVMNPQDSVWSIVPVFFQQILIGGIAGFGFGYLSKLVINKIRLGFEGLYPVLVISLMFITFSATDAIGGNGFLAVYLCGVYIGNQNLIHKNTIIKMFDGLAWLMQIVLFLTLGLLVFPSQVVPVIGIGVAIAAVLIFVARPIAVLLSLSFFKMKFKRRLYISWVGLRGAVPIVFATYPLIAGIEKANLIFNIVFFVSLTSVLIQGTSLAAVAHWLKVSLPSSEKKLSPVDKILMDESKSHLQEIEIPEGSIAIGKRIVDLKIPTGAIIAMITRNNNFITPKGETVLERNDILLVLTEDRSNFLQVKQYLE